Sequence from the Neisseria subflava genome:
GCGTACCCGGACGCGGACTGTAAATAAAGACGAAGCTTAAGTCGAAGGCGATGTCTTTGACCAGTTTCAAGGTTTGCTCGAACTCACGCTCGGTCTCGCCCGGGAAGCCGACGATAAAGTCGGAGCTGAGGCACAAATCAGGACGGATGGCACGCAGTTTGCGGATGATGGATTTGTATTCCAAGGCGGTGTAGCCGCGTTTCATCGCACTCAATACGCGGTCGGAACCGCTTTGAATCGGCAGGTGCAGGTGGGAAACCAGCTTCGGCAGGTCGCGGTAGCACTCGATAATTGCGTCGGTAAATTCGCGCGGATGGCTGGTGGTAAAGCGCAGGCGTTCGATGCCGGGGATTTCATGGACGATGCGCAACAAAGTGGCAAAGTCGCAGATTTCGCCGTTTTCCATTTCGCCTCGATAGGCATTGACATTTTGGCCTAAGAGGTTGATTTCTTTAACGCCTTGTTGTGCCAAACCGGCAATCTCGGTCAATACGTCGTTGAGCGGTCGGGAGAATTCTTCGCCGCGGGTATAAGGGACGACGCAGTAAGAGCAATATTTGGAACAGCCTTCCATGATGGAAATGAACGCCGAACCGCCTTCTACGCGTGCAGGCGGCAGGTGGTCGAATTTCTCGATTTCGGGGAAGGAAATATCGATTTGCGAGAGACCAGTGGTTTCTTTATCGACGATGAGTTTGGGCAGGCGGTGCAGCGTTTGCGGGCCGAAAACCACGTCCACATACGGAGCGCGTTTGACGATGTTTTCACCTTCTTGAGAGGCAACGCAGCCGGCAACACCGATGATGAGGTCGGGATTTTTTTCTTTGAGCGGGCGTACACGGCCTAAGTCGGAGAAGACTTTCTCTTGCGCTTTTTCACGCACGGAGCAGGTGTTGAACAAGATGATGTCGGCGTCGTCAGGTTGGGTAACCTGCTCGATGCCGCCGTGTTCTTCGGCGAGGACGGACAGCATTTTTTCGCTGTCGTACTCGTTCATTTGGCACCCGAAGGTGCGGATAAATACTTTTTTCATGGTTTGTTTTGATTGACTTGCTTGTTGTAAAAGGGTTCAGACGGCCTGTGAAATACTCGGGCCGTCTGAAAAATTATTCTTCCGCCTTTTTCTGCTTTTTGGCGTGTTCGATGAACCTGTCGGCTTCGGCGTCGGTCAAAATCCAGATTTCGCGGACGAGGCGGCTTTCTTCGTTGTATTTGAACGCGACGGCTTTGCCGGTTTGATTCAGCAGGCGGCCCATGGGGATGAAACGGTCGTTTTCATCGTGGATTTTGGTGAAGCGGGTGATTTGCAGTTTGGCCGCATTGCCGTCCACAATGCCCAAGGTCAGCAGGCGCGTCCAAGAAAAACCGCCTTTGCTGACTTTCAGATAAGGCAAATCGACAGTCTTTAAAATGGCCACGTCCATATCGTCAGGCAGGCTGCGTTGTGCATGGACGAGGGCGGATGCCAAAAGGGCGAGGCTGAGTATGAATCCGCGTAACATGATGCTTTTCTTTTATTGTTTCAATAGGTCGCGGATTATAGCACAAGCAGGAAAAATGTGGATAGAGTGTTTGTTTTTAAAGAATAATTTTGATTTTGCGCCCGATTCTTATTTTGAAGCTTGGGCCGTCTGAAAAGGATTTGGTGTTAAAATGGCATCGATTTGATTTTCAGACGACCTCTTACGAAAGAATTGACCATGAACCGTAATGAAAGCTTGTTCAACCGCGCCAAAGCCATTATTCCCGGCGGCGTGAACTCTCCTGTGCGCGCATTCGGCAGCGTCGGCGGCGTGCCGCGCTTTATCAAAAAGGCAGAAGGCGCGTATGTTTGGGACGAAAACGGCACGCGTTATACCGACTATGTCGGCTCTTGGGGCCCTGCGATTGTCGGCCATGCCCATCCCGAAGTCATTGAAGCCGTGCGCGAAGCAGCATTGGGCGGTTTGTCGTTTGGTGCGCCGACTGAAGGCGAAATTGTCATTGCCGAAGAAATCGCTAAAATCATGCCGTCCGTCGAGCAGCTGCGCCTTGTCAGCTCCGGCACGGAAGCAACGATGACCGCCATCCGTCTGGCACGCGGTTTTACCGGACGCGACAAAATCATCAAGTTTGAAGGCTGCTACCACGGCCATTCCGACAGCCTGTTGGTGAAAGCAGGTAGCGGTCTGCTGACGTTTGGCAACCCTTCTTCCGCTGGTGTGCCTGCCGACTTTACCAAACACACTTTGGTACTCGAATACAACAATATCGCCCAACTGGAAGAAGCCTTTGCCCAAAGCGGCAATGACATTGCCTGTGTGATTTTGGAGCCTTTTGTCGGCAATATGAATCTGGTTAGGCCGTCTGAAGCCTTTGTCAAAGCCTTGCGCGAATTGACTGAAAAACATGGTGCCGTGTTGATTTACGACGAAGTGATGACCGGTTTCCGCGTGGCGCTGGGCGGTGCGCAATCTTTGCACGGCATCAAGCCTGATTTGACCACCATGGGCAAAGTGATCGGCGGCGGTATGCCTTTGGCGGCGTTCGGCGGCCGTAAAGACATTATGGAATGTATTTCCCCATTGGGCGGCGTGTATCAGGCAGGCACATTGTCCGGTAATCCGATTGCGGTTGCGGCCGGTTTGAAAACGCTGGAAATCATTCAGCGCGAAGGCTTCTATGGAAACCTGACTGCCCTGACCCAACGCCTCGCCAACGGTATTGCCGATGCGGCTAAAGCACATGGCGTTGAATTTACGGCGGACAGCGTGGGCGGTATGTTTGGTTTGTATTTTGCCAGCCATACGCCGCAAAACTATGCCGACATGGCGCGTTCCAATATCGACGGTTTCAAACATTTCTTCCACGGTATGCTCGACCGCAATGTCGCATTCGGCCCGTCAGCTTACGAAGCCGGGTTTGTTTCCGCCGCGCATACGCCTGAGCTGATTGACGAAACCATTGCTGTGGCACACGAAGTGTTCAAAGAAATGGCAAAATAAAAGCTGAAGCTGTCATGTGAAAATGAAAAAAGGCCGTCTGAAAAATATTCAGACGGCCTTTCGCTATTTTAAATCAATGCTTGATTATGCTTCTTCAGCTTTGCTGCGGATAATCAGCAGAGGCAGGTGGCTTTGACGCATTACGGTCTCGGCGAAGCTGCCCATCAGCAGGTGCATCAGGCCGGTGCGGCCGTGTGTGCCGAGTACCAACAGGTCTGCGCCGTTGTTGTCGGCGTAGTCAACCAAGTCTTGCGCCATTTCGCGCGCGCCTTTGTTGGCAACCAACAGGTGTTTCACGATGTTTTCAACGCCGCTTTCACGCGCTGTTTTTTCTGCGAAATCCAAAACTTCGTTACCTTGAGCCACTGCGGCGGCTTCGTAGCTTTCGTGTTGCAGGAATTCAGGAGCCAAAGCCATGTATTCGGCAGGGTTGGCAACGTGAACCAAAGTCAGTTGGGCTTTGTTGAGGCTTGCCAGTTCGGCAGCGTGTTTCAATGCATTGAGGGAAGTCTCACTACCGTCAACGGCTACAACCAGATGTTTGTACATATTTATTCTCCTTTTGCGCCGAGTAGCGGCACTTTCGTTTAATATGAAATCAGAACGTGTCTGAATGTGAAACGATTATAAACTCTTTCGGGCGGGTACAACAGCCCATCTGCTTTCAAGTATAATGTCTGTCCGAATCGCCTGTCGCGTTTTTCATTAATTTATTGATATATCACAAGGTTACTTATGCAGGACGCCGCTTTTCTTTCTTCGCGCCGCTTTGGCGGCATTGCCAGACTTTACGGAGACGAAGCACTGGCGCGCTTTTCGCGTGCGCATGTGTGCGTGGTTGGCGTCGGCGGTGTCGGCTCGTGGGCGGTAGAGGCTTTGGCGAGGAGCGGTATCGGTCGTTTAACGCTGATTGATTTGGACAACGTCGCTGAGTCCAATGTCAACCGCCAATTGCACGCTTTGACCGATGATTTCGGTAAGGCAAAAGTTACCGCTTTGCGCGAACGCATTGCCCAAATCAATCCGCAATGCGAAGTGACGGAAATCGAAGATTTTGTGACCGAAGACAATCTGGACGAACTTTTTAGACGGCCCTTTGACTTCGTCATCGACGCCATCGACCAAATCCGTGTCAAAGCGGCGATGGCGGCGTATTTCGTGCAACATAAACAACCGTTTATTATCAGCGGCGGCGCGGGCGGACAGAAAAATCCGGCTTTAATCCAAACTGCCGATTTAAGCCGCGTCACCCACGATCCGCTGCTTTCCAACTTGCGCTACACCCTGCGCAAACGCTACGGCTTCAGCCGCGATACCAAAGAAAAAATGCGCGTGCCTTGCGTTTATTCAACCGAGAATATTACGCCGCCGCAATCCGGCGAAGCGTGTTCGACCGATGCCGCGCCGCAAGGTTTGTCCTGCGCGGGCTACGGCGCGAGTATGCTGGTGACGGCTTCGTTTGGGCTGTATTGTGCGCAGGCGGCGGTGGAGCATATCGCGGGGTGGAAGTGAGATGAATCGATTTTTTAAAGCCTACTTTATCAGTAGCCTGATTTATGCGGTTGTCTTCGGTTTGTTGATGTACGGTGTCGGTTTGCTGCTTACAGGATTCGAATGTTTTGATATTGACGCTGAAAATGAACAGCGTCTACAGTATTGTTCACGAGCTCATGAAATGTCGGCTTTTGAGAAAACGTCTTTGAAGTTTTTCTTCTTTCCGTTTTTATCTGTAATGTCATTGTCCCTACTCAATGCCGGCATTATGAAGTGGACCAAACGCTGTACAACTTTGACGACTCTTGCCTTGCCTATCATCGAATGGTGGATTGTTTGGTTTGTTTTATTACTGTGGGAGTGGAGTAGTCTGGATAGTAGTTGGACGGCAATAACGGGAGTTATTTTTTTTGGGATTGCCTGTTTATGGCATGGCAGCAGTTCAAGCCCTGAATGTGTTGGACTCTTCTGCAAATGCCAATCAGAAAATTTGATGTGGGTTTAAGCCTTTTGAAATTTATTTTTTCAGACGACCTTTTTGCTTATGAACCGATTTTTTAAAGCCTACTTTATTGCCAGTCTGATTTATGCGGTATGGTTCGGCGTATTGATGTATGCCGTCGATCCGATGTTTCTTGATGTGATGGAATGCAATACGCTGCCGGGCGATTATTTGTGTGTGCAAAGCGGTTATAACCGCCCATTCACCACTTTTCTTTATCCGTTTCTGTCCGTCATGATATTCAGCCTTTTACACGCCGGTATCATGAAATGGCGCAAACGCCGTTCGGTTAAAATGATTTGGCTTTTGATCGGCTGCGAAAGTTTGCTGTTGTTGGCTTTGATGGTGGCGATGCTTGCGAGGGATGGTTTTGTGTTTTCCCGCGATATTGGCTCGGTACTGACGGGTACGGTTTTCGCCAGCCTGCCGCTGTTGGGTATGGCCTTGGCCCAGACCTTTGCCGTCGCCATTGTTTCTTTGCAAATCAATCGTAAAAAACGCTGATTTTTATATTAAAAACGGCTTGTCCTCGTTTCAGACGGCCTTTTATTGATGAAACTTCTTACTAAACTTAAAAAGAAAAAGACCCTTTAACCATGCCTTCAGAACACCTTATTTCTTCCACTGCCGCAACGCCGTCTGAATATACCGTTGCGTGGGTGTTCGGTCAGCCTGTCACCGATGTGCCGCAGGATTTGTTTATTCCGCCTGATGCGTTGAAGGTGGTATTGAGCAGCTTCCAAGGGCCGTTGGATTTGCTGCTGTACCTTATCCGCAAGCAAAATATCGATGTCCTCGATATTCCGATGGTGAAGATTACCGAGCAGTATCTGCACTATATTGCCCAAATGGAAGCGTATCAGTTTGATTTGGCGGCAGAATACCTGCTGATGGCGGCGATGTTGATTGAAATTAAATCGCGCCTGCTGTTGCCGCGTCCTGAAGAAGTTGAGGATGAAGAGGCGGATCCGCGTGCCGAGTTGGTGCGCCGTCTGTTGGCTTACGAACAGATGAAGCTGGCGGCTCAGGGCTTGGATGCGTTGCCGCGTGCCGGACGTGATTTTGCTTGGGCGTATTTGCCGCTGGAAATTGCGGTCGAAGCGAAGTTGCCGGAAGTGTACGTTGCCGATTTGACGCAGGCTTGGTTGGGTATTTTGTCGCGTGCCAAGCATACGCGCAGTCATGAAGTGGTGCGGGAAACCATTTCCGTGCGCGCGCAGATGACGGCGATTTTGCGCCGTTTGAACGAAAGCGGTATCAGCAAATTCAGCGATTTGTTTAAGCCGGAGCAGGGTGCGACATATGTGGTGGTCAATTTTATTGCATTGCTGGAATTGGCTAAAGAAGGCTTGGTGCGTATCGTACAGCCGGAAAATTATGGTGAAATCGAAATCAGCCTGAAAGACGGTTTGGAAATAAACGAAGCCGAAATGCTTTCAGACGGCCTTGAAATCGATGAAACCGATAACGGGTATTTGGAAAAAGAGAATTTAAGATGAATTCGACGATAAGTCGCAGTAAGGCCTCTTTATGGGCGGTGGGCTTGATGCTGTTTGCGCTGTTTTTTGGCGCGGGTAACTTAATTTACCCTGCTTATTTGGGGCAGCAGGCCGGCGAAAACTGGCTTTCGGCAATGTTCGGCTTTTTGTTGACCGGGGCGGGTTTGCCATTGCTGGGTGTGATTGCCGTCGGCTATTCCGGCTCGCGCGATGTGGAAGCATTGGCTTCCCGTGTTGCGCCTTGGTACGGCGTGACTTTTGCCGCCGCGCTTTATCTGGCAATCGGCCCCTTGTTTGCCATGCCGCGTACAGCAACAGTATCTTTTGAAACTGCAATTTCTCCTTTCATTGATGAATCTTGGAAAAATATCGCATTGGCCGTATTCAGCCTGGTGTTTTTCGGCATGACTTATTGGCTGTCGATTTCTCCGGGGAAACTGGTTGACCGTATCGGTAAAATCCTTACGCCCATTTTGTTGCTGGCAATTGCAATATTGGTCGGCTATGCCGCTATTAACCCGATGGGTATGCCGCAGGCGGCGCAAGGTGATTTTGCTACTCATCCGTTGGTTAAAGGTATTTTGGAAGGCTACGGCACCATGGACGCGCTGGCTTCGCTGGTGTTTGCCATTATCGTCATTGATGCCGTTCGCGCCATGGGCGTGGACAACCGTGCGGACTTGTTGAAGACCACGACGATTTCCGGTGTGTTGGCGGCTTCTTGTTTGGCAGTGGTTTACCTGTTTATCGGCTATATGGGCGCGACAGGTGTGGCAGGTATAGGCTTGCAGGAAAACGGCGCGTCTGTTTTGTCTAAAACCGCACAGCACTATTTCGGTACGGCCGGTATTGTGTTGCTTGGCGTCATGGTACTGCTTGCCTGTCTGAGTACGGCGGTTGGCTTGATTACTTCATGCGCCGAATATTTCAACCGTCTTTGCCCGGGCATTTCTTATAAAGCCTTTGTGATACTGAATACAGTGGTGTCTATCCTGTTGGCCAACAAAGGCCTGTCAGCGATTTTGCAGTTTTCTATCCCTATGTTGATGCTGTTGTATCCGCTGACTATCGTCATCATTCTGCTGGCTTTGACAGATAAACTGTTTGGCGGCGGCCGTATTGTCTATTTCTGTACCATGATGGCGGCCCTTATGGTCGGTTTGCTCGATGCCTATAAGGCCGCGTTTGGATTTGATGCCGAAACTGCGGCTGCCATCGAGCGCGCATTGCCGTTTTACAATATCGGTTTAGGATGGGTTGTTCCCTCTTTAGCCTGCTTTATACTCGGCTGCATTTTGAATGCGGCGTTGAAGAAAAAAGCATGATGACAAACAGGCCGTCTGAAATGTTCAGACGGCCTGTTTATTTCGCCGACCACGCAAACGACAGATGATTTTTTTAAAGAAATCCGTTATAATTGAAAAATTAAGGCTTTGCGAAATACCGTTTCGCAGATGCAACATATTGAGAAGATTTATTTCCACAAATCCCGTTTTTTCAGCAAACGACTTGAACTGAAGGCGGATTTCGTGGTATAAATCGCGTTTTACTATTTTAGAAGTTTGGAGACTAACCATGGCACGAGTTTGCAAAGTGACCGGTAAGCGCCCGATGTCTGGCAATAACGTATCACACGCCAACAACAAAACCAAACGTCGTTTTTTGCCTAACTTGCAATCACGTCGTTTCTGGGTAGAAAGTGAAAACCGCTGGGTTCGCCTGCGCGTTTCTAACGCTGCATTGCGCACCATCGATAAAGTAGGCATTGATGTCGTATTGGCTGATTTGCGTGCTCGCGGCGAAGCTTAATTTAAACACCATTAATTAAGGATTACTGCAATGCGCGATAAAATCAAACTGGAGTCCAGCGCTGGTACTGGTCACTTCTACACAACTACTAAAAACAAACGTACTATGCCTGGCAAACTGGAAATCAAAAAATTTGACCCAGTAGCCCGTAAACACGTTATTTACAAAGAAACTAAATTGAAATAATCCAGTTTCTTCCAAGAAAAAGCTCCTGTTTTGCAGGAGCTTTTCTTTTTATTTTCTGATTGGTTTTTGGGGGGCTTGTTTCAAATGTGTATGCAAGATATTTTTGGATTGCTTTGGAATAGACAAAATAAAAGAGCGTGTATCCATTGGGATTACGCTCTTTTATTTTTCAGACGGCCTGATAGGGGATAAGCAGTCTTAAATCACTAATAAACATTCAACAACGACTTAATGATCGACTTTGATGCCTTGGTTGTCAGAATGTTGTTTTTTATCTAGCTCTTTTTGCAAGGTATCGCATGGCGTGTCGCAATCGCACATTTTCTTCATGCCGAGCGAGGAAATGCCGCCGCAGCTGCCTTTGATGGTGCGTTTGGAGAAAATATAGCCGACTGCCATGCCGAGGATGACAATGATAAAGATGCCGAAAGTCAGAAGAAGGGTTTTCATGTGTGTATTCCTGAAGATTAGTTTAATAATTTCTTGAATGCGCTGGACATTTTAGTATGGTAGCCGCCTTGCGGGGTCCGGATGATAAGGAAAACGGCGAGATTTTCTTGCTCGGCAAGTTTAAGCGCTTCGGTTTCTCCGAGGACGAACAATCCGGTTGAAAGGCCGTCTGCAAGTGTGGCGTTTTCAGCTACTACGCTGATGGAAGCAAGGTTGTGACTGATGGGTTGTTTGGTTTTAGGGTTGATGATATGGGAAAGGCGGCGGCCTGACTTATCGACATGGAAAATGCGGTAGTCGCCGGATGTGGCCAGTGATTTATTGTCCAATGGAATGGTGATTTGAGTGGCGCCGCCTTGAACGATATTGGGCTGCTCGATGCCGATACGCCAAGGGTTGCCTTGCGCATTGTGGCCTTTGCCATGCAACTCGCCTCCGATTTCTACCAAATAATTGCCGATATTGAGTTTTTCAAGTTCGGCGGCGGTTTTATCCACGCCAAAACCTTTGGCGATGGAGGATAGGTCTAAATAGACTTCGGGATGGGTTTTGGCGAGTGTAGGCTGCTGACCATCTTGGGAAAGTTTGAGTTTGTCCGTACCGACCATTTCTGAAGCATGTTGGATTTCTTGTGCAGTCGGTTCGTGCGTGATTTCTTTTTGCGGGCCGAATCCCCAAAGGTTGACCAAAGGGCCGACGGTTACGTCCAGTGCGCCGTGCGTCAATTTGTTTAAACGCAAGGCTTCGCCGGTTACATAGGCAAAGTCTTGGGAAATAGGCATGGCCTGATTGACGGTGCGCAGTTGGTTGAATTGGCTGATTTCGGAATCGGTTTGGTAGGTAGACATTTGCCGGTTGACTTCTTTAAGCGCGTCATCAATGCGTTTTTGTATTTCGGCGGGGGAAGGGAGTTTGTCTTGGCCGTCTGAAAGGTATTTGACGGTATAGGTCGTGCCCATGGTCTCGCCTTGCAGGGTGATGGTTTGTTGTTTTTCAGGTTGGCAGGCAGAGAGCGTGAGTGCGGAAACGATGGCAACGGTACAACCGATTATCGGACGGTAAAACGAATTGGAAAGAAACAGCATAAGGGATTTGCGGATTATTTTTTGAAGCCTTTATTGTATCGTAAAAGAAAGGTTCAGGCCGTCTGAAAGTATGGTTTTCAGACGGCCTGGCAATAAAAAAGGAAGAAACCGAAGTTTCTTCCTTTTTGTCTGTTAGCCGCCGAAATCGTCCAAAAGGATGTTTTCGTCTTCCACGCCCAAGTCTTTGAGCATTTTGATCACGGACTGGTTCATGATTGGAGGGCCGCACATGTAGAATTCGCAGTCTTCCGGTGCTTCGTGGTTTTTCAGGTGGTTTTCGTAAACCACGTTGTGAATGAAGCCTGTGTAACCGTCCCAGTTGTCTTCAGGCAATGGGTCGGACAGGGCGACGTGCCATGTGAAGTTCGGGAATTCTGCTGCGAGTTGGTCGAAGTCTTCGACATAGAACATCTCGCGTTTAGAACGGGCACCATACCAGAAAGTAATTTTACGTTTGGAGTTCAAACGTTTCAGCTGGTCGAAAATGTGGGAGCGCATCGGCGCCATACCTGCACCGCCGCCGATGAATACCATTTCGGCATCGGTATCTTTGGCAAAGAATTCGCCAAACGGACCGGAAATCGTTACTTTATCACCGGCTTTAAGCGACCAGATATAAGACGACATTTGTCCTGGAGGCGCATCAGGTACGCGTGGAGGAGGCGTAGCGATACGCACGTTCAGCATGATGATGCCTTTTTCTTCAGGGTATGAAGCCATAGAGTAGGCACGCAAAATCGGCTCGTCCACTTTGGAAACGTATTGCCACAGATTGTATTTGTCCCAGTCTTCGTGGTATTCCTTAGGAATGTCGAAGTCTTTGTAGGCAACAGTGTGAGGAGGGGCTTCAATTTGGATGTAGCCGCCGGCGCGGAAAGGAACTTCTTCACCTTCAGGAATGGCAAGCTTGAGTTCTTTAATGAACGTTGCTTTGTTGTCATTGGAGATGACAGTACATTCCCATTTTTTCACGCCGAATACTTCTTCCGGTACTTCGATGTCCATGTCGGTTTTAACGTTGACCTGACAAGACAGACGGCAGCCTTCGCGCGCTTCGCGTTTGCTGATGTGGGACAACTCGGTTGGCAGAATGTCGCCACCGCCGCTTTTCACGACAACGCGGCACTGGCCGCATGAGCCGCCGCCACCGCAGGCGGAAGGAACGAAGATACCTTGGCTGGCAAGCGCACCCAGCAGTTTGCCGCCGGCAGGCATCGTCAGCTCTTTTTCGTTATTGACTTTGATGGTGATGTCGCCTTCGCTCACCAACTTGGATTTGGCAAACAGAATCATCAGTGCCAACACCAAGACGATGAGGGTGAACATCACGATACCTAAAATAATCTCCATGCCGATTCCT
This genomic interval carries:
- the brnQ gene encoding branched-chain amino acid transport system II carrier protein; translated protein: MNSTISRSKASLWAVGLMLFALFFGAGNLIYPAYLGQQAGENWLSAMFGFLLTGAGLPLLGVIAVGYSGSRDVEALASRVAPWYGVTFAAALYLAIGPLFAMPRTATVSFETAISPFIDESWKNIALAVFSLVFFGMTYWLSISPGKLVDRIGKILTPILLLAIAILVGYAAINPMGMPQAAQGDFATHPLVKGILEGYGTMDALASLVFAIIVIDAVRAMGVDNRADLLKTTTISGVLAASCLAVVYLFIGYMGATGVAGIGLQENGASVLSKTAQHYFGTAGIVLLGVMVLLACLSTAVGLITSCAEYFNRLCPGISYKAFVILNTVVSILLANKGLSAILQFSIPMLMLLYPLTIVIILLALTDKLFGGGRIVYFCTMMAALMVGLLDAYKAAFGFDAETAAAIERALPFYNIGLGWVVPSLACFILGCILNAALKKKA
- a CDS encoding tRNA threonylcarbamoyladenosine dehydratase; protein product: MQDAAFLSSRRFGGIARLYGDEALARFSRAHVCVVGVGGVGSWAVEALARSGIGRLTLIDLDNVAESNVNRQLHALTDDFGKAKVTALRERIAQINPQCEVTEIEDFVTEDNLDELFRRPFDFVIDAIDQIRVKAAMAAYFVQHKQPFIISGGAGGQKNPALIQTADLSRVTHDPLLSNLRYTLRKRYGFSRDTKEKMRVPCVYSTENITPPQSGEACSTDAAPQGLSCAGYGASMLVTASFGLYCAQAAVEHIAGWK
- the hemL gene encoding glutamate-1-semialdehyde 2,1-aminomutase, which encodes MNRNESLFNRAKAIIPGGVNSPVRAFGSVGGVPRFIKKAEGAYVWDENGTRYTDYVGSWGPAIVGHAHPEVIEAVREAALGGLSFGAPTEGEIVIAEEIAKIMPSVEQLRLVSSGTEATMTAIRLARGFTGRDKIIKFEGCYHGHSDSLLVKAGSGLLTFGNPSSAGVPADFTKHTLVLEYNNIAQLEEAFAQSGNDIACVILEPFVGNMNLVRPSEAFVKALRELTEKHGAVLIYDEVMTGFRVALGGAQSLHGIKPDLTTMGKVIGGGMPLAAFGGRKDIMECISPLGGVYQAGTLSGNPIAVAAGLKTLEIIQREGFYGNLTALTQRLANGIADAAKAHGVEFTADSVGGMFGLYFASHTPQNYADMARSNIDGFKHFFHGMLDRNVAFGPSAYEAGFVSAAHTPELIDETIAVAHEVFKEMAK
- a CDS encoding universal stress protein, encoding MYKHLVVAVDGSETSLNALKHAAELASLNKAQLTLVHVANPAEYMALAPEFLQHESYEAAAVAQGNEVLDFAEKTARESGVENIVKHLLVANKGAREMAQDLVDYADNNGADLLVLGTHGRTGLMHLLMGSFAETVMRQSHLPLLIIRSKAEEA
- a CDS encoding FAD:protein FMN transferase, whose translation is MLFLSNSFYRPIIGCTVAIVSALTLSACQPEKQQTITLQGETMGTTYTVKYLSDGQDKLPSPAEIQKRIDDALKEVNRQMSTYQTDSEISQFNQLRTVNQAMPISQDFAYVTGEALRLNKLTHGALDVTVGPLVNLWGFGPQKEITHEPTAQEIQHASEMVGTDKLKLSQDGQQPTLAKTHPEVYLDLSSIAKGFGVDKTAAELEKLNIGNYLVEIGGELHGKGHNAQGNPWRIGIEQPNIVQGGATQITIPLDNKSLATSGDYRIFHVDKSGRRLSHIINPKTKQPISHNLASISVVAENATLADGLSTGLFVLGETEALKLAEQENLAVFLIIRTPQGGYHTKMSSAFKKLLN
- the miaB gene encoding tRNA (N6-isopentenyl adenosine(37)-C2)-methylthiotransferase MiaB; translation: MKKVFIRTFGCQMNEYDSEKMLSVLAEEHGGIEQVTQPDDADIILFNTCSVREKAQEKVFSDLGRVRPLKEKNPDLIIGVAGCVASQEGENIVKRAPYVDVVFGPQTLHRLPKLIVDKETTGLSQIDISFPEIEKFDHLPPARVEGGSAFISIMEGCSKYCSYCVVPYTRGEEFSRPLNDVLTEIAGLAQQGVKEINLLGQNVNAYRGEMENGEICDFATLLRIVHEIPGIERLRFTTSHPREFTDAIIECYRDLPKLVSHLHLPIQSGSDRVLSAMKRGYTALEYKSIIRKLRAIRPDLCLSSDFIVGFPGETEREFEQTLKLVKDIAFDLSFVFIYSPRPGTPAANLHDDTPHEEKVRRLEALNEVIEAETARINQTMIGTVQRCLVEGISKKDPDQLQARTANNRVVNFTGTPDMINQMIDLEITEAYTFSLKGKPV
- a CDS encoding segregation and condensation protein A → MPSEHLISSTAATPSEYTVAWVFGQPVTDVPQDLFIPPDALKVVLSSFQGPLDLLLYLIRKQNIDVLDIPMVKITEQYLHYIAQMEAYQFDLAAEYLLMAAMLIEIKSRLLLPRPEEVEDEEADPRAELVRRLLAYEQMKLAAQGLDALPRAGRDFAWAYLPLEIAVEAKLPEVYVADLTQAWLGILSRAKHTRSHEVVRETISVRAQMTAILRRLNESGISKFSDLFKPEQGATYVVVNFIALLELAKEGLVRIVQPENYGEIEISLKDGLEINEAEMLSDGLEIDETDNGYLEKENLR
- the rpmB gene encoding 50S ribosomal protein L28, which gives rise to MARVCKVTGKRPMSGNNVSHANNKTKRRFLPNLQSRRFWVESENRWVRLRVSNAALRTIDKVGIDVVLADLRARGEA
- the rpmG gene encoding 50S ribosomal protein L33, producing MRDKIKLESSAGTGHFYTTTKNKRTMPGKLEIKKFDPVARKHVIYKETKLK
- the nqrF gene encoding NADH:ubiquinone reductase (Na(+)-transporting) subunit F, which gives rise to MEIILGIVMFTLIVLVLALMILFAKSKLVSEGDITIKVNNEKELTMPAGGKLLGALASQGIFVPSACGGGGSCGQCRVVVKSGGGDILPTELSHISKREAREGCRLSCQVNVKTDMDIEVPEEVFGVKKWECTVISNDNKATFIKELKLAIPEGEEVPFRAGGYIQIEAPPHTVAYKDFDIPKEYHEDWDKYNLWQYVSKVDEPILRAYSMASYPEEKGIIMLNVRIATPPPRVPDAPPGQMSSYIWSLKAGDKVTISGPFGEFFAKDTDAEMVFIGGGAGMAPMRSHIFDQLKRLNSKRKITFWYGARSKREMFYVEDFDQLAAEFPNFTWHVALSDPLPEDNWDGYTGFIHNVVYENHLKNHEAPEDCEFYMCGPPIMNQSVIKMLKDLGVEDENILLDDFGG
- the nqrM gene encoding (Na+)-NQR maturation NqrM, whose amino-acid sequence is MKTLLLTFGIFIIVILGMAVGYIFSKRTIKGSCGGISSLGMKKMCDCDTPCDTLQKELDKKQHSDNQGIKVDH